A window of Drosophila sulfurigaster albostrigata strain 15112-1811.04 chromosome X, ASM2355843v2, whole genome shotgun sequence genomic DNA:
CTGGTGAAGATCACTGATGAGATCTCCTACGACAATGTGCAAATAGCCGAGCTGAAGGAGTCGGCGGCTAAAATCTATCAGCTCTATCAGTTACAGGAACGCGACAGCGACACTTCGGTGCGTGTCAAGTTGCTGGAACTGTTTGCCGGCCTGGGCTGCGAGTGCAGCACTGAGGAGGGCATCATTCTGATCATCGATTACTTCATCTATCTGCTGCGCAAAGAGACCTCCCAGAAGGTGCTAGCCCAGGGCATGATGTGTCTGTATCGCATTGGACAACAGCGCCGCCAACTCGTGCCGCTTGCCTACAACACACAGGTGGCACACTTGGCCAAGGAGCAGCTGCGCAGCGGAtcgacgcacacacaaaagaatgCCATGCTAGTGATTGGACGCTTTGCCACCTGCCACGAGAGCGAACGGCAATATGTGTGGAAGCTGGCGTTCTACATTGATTCACAGGATTCGGGTGTGCGTGCCCAGGCTTTGCATGCGCTGCTGACGCTCGGGGAACGTGGCGCCCACTTGCCACCCGTGCTGTACAAACGTGCCGTGGAGGCCATGAAGGATGACTACGAATGTGTGCGCAAGGAGGCGTTGCGTCTGGTTCACATGCTGGGCAATCGGCATCCCGACTATTGCATCAATCTGGAGCGGCAGCCAGAGGATATACGCATGATTGATGCGGCCTTCAGCAAAGTGTGCGAAGCACTTTGTGATCTCTCCCTGCAATTGCGCGTCTTGGCCGCCGAGCTGTTGGGCAGCATGACGCACGTGAGCAGCGAGTTTCTGCATCAGACACTGGACAAGAAGCTGATGAGCAATTTGCGACGCAAACGCAATGCACACGAACGTGGCGCCCGCCTTGTGACAAGCGGCGAATGGTCTTCGGGCAAACGTTGGGCAGACGATGCGCCGCAGGAGCATTTGGATGCACGCACCATTTCGTTGATAGCGAGCGGTGCTTGTGGCGCTCTCATACACGGCCTGGAGGATGAGTTTTTGGAGGTGCGCACCGCCGCCGTCGGCTCCATGTGTAAGCTGGCAATGTCACGACCCGAATTCGCTGTCACCAGCCTCGATTTTCTGGTCGATATGTTCAACGATGAAATTGAGGATGTGCGTCTGAAGGCCATTTACAGTTTGACAGCGATTGCTCGGCATATTGTGCTGCGCGAGGATCAGCTGGAGATCATGTTGGGCTCACTGGAGGATTATTCGGTGGATGTGCGCGAAGGTTTGCATCTGATGCTCGGCGCTTGTCGTGTCTCCACGCAAACGTGTCTGCTGATGGTCGTGCAAAAGCTGCTCGATGTGTTGGCCAAGTATCCACAAGATCGACATTCCACATACGCTTGCATGCGCAAGATTGGCCAGAAGCATCCGCATCTTGTGATGGCACTAACCGGACATTTGCTCTATGTGCATCCGTTCTTCGAGACACCGGAACGTGATGTCGAGGATCCCgcatatttgtgtgtgctcatTCTCGTCTTCAATGCCGCCGAGCATCTGGTGCCCATCATCAGTCTGTTGCCAACGGCAACGCATCGGCATTATGCCTATTTGAGGGACTCGATGCCCAAGCTGGTGCCGCAGCTGCCCATCGAGggtgcgtcgtcgtcgtcgaacAGCAAGTGCATCGATGATGCGCTCCAGGCTGCGGGCAGTTCGGCGGAATATCTGCAAATGATTCTCAATCACATCGGTGAGATCTACACGATGACTGACGATCGGGTCGAGCTGCTCAAGACGGCGCAATCCAATCTACAGGTGAGTGGAAGGAAAATACAGAGATAAAGCAACAAGCTACAGCTCGCTCTTAGTGGGGTTATTATTTTAGCATCCCTTACTCACTTACTGGCCACACTTTAAGTACCATATTTAACTTAGCGGCATACGCAAACAAAGAGAGTTTACTAAATGTTTTCTAATTCTCCACATTTTCGCTTaactactttatttttgaGTTCCAACTGATGCCATTAAGTAATATAAGAAATGTCAATGcatttttaagtt
This region includes:
- the LOC133847755 gene encoding integrator complex subunit 4, whose amino-acid sequence is MALAIAKPQQSFIETIVGVPPPLKKLRLQATAAPVSKPKVKVEKKLQILSLLDAYLPANNSSGGASSSNTTTTTAAAAAVGNTISGASSSSSAIAAGGVVPQQTQAGASCQTKELLELLVKITDEISYDNVQIAELKESAAKIYQLYQLQERDSDTSVRVKLLELFAGLGCECSTEEGIILIIDYFIYLLRKETSQKVLAQGMMCLYRIGQQRRQLVPLAYNTQVAHLAKEQLRSGSTHTQKNAMLVIGRFATCHESERQYVWKLAFYIDSQDSGVRAQALHALLTLGERGAHLPPVLYKRAVEAMKDDYECVRKEALRLVHMLGNRHPDYCINLERQPEDIRMIDAAFSKVCEALCDLSLQLRVLAAELLGSMTHVSSEFLHQTLDKKLMSNLRRKRNAHERGARLVTSGEWSSGKRWADDAPQEHLDARTISLIASGACGALIHGLEDEFLEVRTAAVGSMCKLAMSRPEFAVTSLDFLVDMFNDEIEDVRLKAIYSLTAIARHIVLREDQLEIMLGSLEDYSVDVREGLHLMLGACRVSTQTCLLMVVQKLLDVLAKYPQDRHSTYACMRKIGQKHPHLVMALTGHLLYVHPFFETPERDVEDPAYLCVLILVFNAAEHLVPIISLLPTATHRHYAYLRDSMPKLVPQLPIEGASSSSNSKCIDDALQAAGSSAEYLQMILNHIGEIYTMTDDRVELLKTAQSNLQRLGAIDSDMYGPSNFLETFLSAQIQIEQMQRCASTQRSRVPLKESLAELIRNCLKLQHTFSGLNYGDILQVKQLRLRASALHLVLVVRDRSQSALGPCQMLLQTAGDISAFMRTRSTGSSFAEKAPEPSLDDDGGKPKLKPGQDEPDSFTRTLLSKLDAIADPKPGRVFREILPLVQHATPLSLPPANEKIRRCMANILEPCPLQSQDNVIKVTAGLIAAVPFVAEIDNLLESQKADMRIKIKYPDQHMHTVVPKMTDFKPIMTEQGEHETNVRLRTTILLSHSVWTEASLVEIQLCLAVRPGSELELCKPAKVLFAPKPVRRGI